One segment of Limisphaerales bacterium DNA contains the following:
- a CDS encoding bifunctional nuclease family protein, producing the protein MNADVILVQIRGILPANSGAAIFLGNEEKVFIIQVETNMAAVIGNFLREAPKERPLTHDLLSNVFQGFGIAVERVVITELKHSTYYARAILKMENELGSKIVELDARPSDCLAIATAQKIPVYVSASLFEEVEDMSEFLEQINEGASEESEDE; encoded by the coding sequence GTGAACGCGGACGTCATTTTGGTACAGATTCGTGGGATTCTTCCCGCCAATAGCGGGGCTGCGATTTTTTTGGGGAATGAGGAGAAGGTTTTTATTATCCAAGTGGAAACCAATATGGCGGCGGTGATTGGGAATTTCCTGCGCGAGGCGCCAAAGGAACGGCCATTGACGCACGATTTGCTGAGCAACGTGTTTCAGGGGTTCGGCATTGCAGTGGAGCGGGTGGTGATCACGGAGCTGAAGCACTCGACGTATTACGCGCGGGCGATTTTGAAAATGGAAAATGAGCTGGGCTCCAAGATTGTGGAGCTGGACGCGCGCCCGAGCGATTGCCTGGCGATTGCGACGGCGCAGAAAATTCCGGTGTACGTGTCGGCCAGCCTGTTTGAAGAGGTGGAGGATATGAGCGAATTTCTTGAACAAATCAACGAAGGTGCCAGCGAAGAATCAGAAGACGAATAA
- the hpt gene encoding hypoxanthine phosphoribosyltransferase, which produces MAATPPPEHLRDEVESVLIGEAEIAVRVRELAADIERDFAGKDLLVVALLTGTVPFLADLIRHIALPMRLDFMGVSSYGNSTAPGELVFTKELRLEARDRDVLLVDDILDTGKTLRAVIDKLNALQPRSLKTCVLLEKKSRRTETIPADYIGFEVPNLFVIGYGLDYAERYRNLPFIGVLKPEVYP; this is translated from the coding sequence ATGGCCGCCACACCGCCACCGGAGCATTTGCGCGATGAAGTGGAAAGCGTGCTCATCGGCGAAGCCGAAATCGCCGTGCGCGTGCGTGAACTTGCCGCCGACATTGAGCGCGACTTTGCCGGCAAAGATCTACTTGTCGTCGCGCTCCTCACCGGCACCGTGCCCTTTCTCGCCGATCTCATCCGCCACATCGCGCTGCCCATGCGGCTGGATTTTATGGGCGTCTCCAGCTACGGCAACAGCACCGCGCCGGGCGAGCTGGTCTTCACCAAAGAACTCCGGCTCGAAGCGCGCGACCGCGATGTGCTACTCGTCGATGACATCCTCGACACCGGAAAAACCCTGCGCGCCGTCATCGACAAACTCAACGCCCTCCAACCGCGCAGCCTCAAAACCTGCGTGTTGCTCGAAAAAAAATCCCGGCGCACCGAAACCATCCCCGCTGATTACATCGGCTTCGAAGTGCCCAACTTATTTGTCATCGGCTACGGCCTCGACTACGCCGAACGGTATCGCAATCTGCCGTTTATTGGCGTTTTGAAACCGGAAGTGTACCCGTGA
- a CDS encoding patatin-like phospholipase family protein, with product MKTILSIDGGGILGLIPALVLAEVERRTGKATCELFDLMAGTSTGGILSLGLALPGEDGTSPKYSAEAFSEIYLKEGKRIFPKSVWRGVFTGKGWAEEKYSSQGLMDVLEEKLGDAPLGSALTPVLVTSYDIQNRAPVFFKSWRDDWRTVMMREAALATAAAPTYFEPALIPANGKMLALVDGGIYINNPALSAYAELKRLNAEAEDPVTDEDLFVVSIGTGECAQPIPYEEAKDWGKLGWAMPILNCVFDGVSDAVNYQMKHLLGDNFIRFQIPLDKETEAMDDASDANLERLQSFAHRLIITHEKEIETLCERLAPQNTEPVEVV from the coding sequence TTGAAAACTATCCTCTCCATCGACGGCGGCGGGATTCTGGGTTTGATTCCGGCGTTGGTGTTGGCGGAGGTGGAGCGGCGGACGGGGAAGGCGACGTGCGAGTTGTTTGACTTGATGGCGGGGACTTCCACCGGCGGCATTCTTTCGCTGGGGTTGGCCTTGCCGGGTGAGGATGGGACATCCCCCAAGTATTCCGCCGAAGCGTTTTCGGAGATTTATCTCAAAGAAGGCAAACGCATTTTCCCCAAATCCGTCTGGCGCGGTGTGTTCACGGGGAAGGGTTGGGCGGAGGAAAAGTATTCTTCGCAGGGTTTGATGGATGTGCTGGAAGAAAAATTGGGGGACGCACCTCTCGGCAGCGCGTTGACGCCGGTTTTGGTGACGAGCTATGATATCCAAAACCGGGCGCCGGTGTTTTTCAAAAGTTGGCGTGATGATTGGCGGACGGTGATGATGCGCGAAGCCGCACTGGCCACGGCGGCGGCGCCCACTTATTTTGAACCGGCACTCATCCCCGCCAACGGCAAAATGCTTGCTCTGGTCGATGGCGGTATTTACATCAATAACCCCGCCCTCTCCGCCTACGCGGAACTCAAACGCCTGAATGCCGAGGCGGAGGATCCAGTCACGGATGAGGATTTGTTCGTCGTTTCCATCGGCACCGGCGAGTGCGCCCAACCGATCCCGTACGAGGAAGCCAAAGACTGGGGCAAGCTGGGCTGGGCAATGCCGATCCTCAACTGCGTGTTCGATGGCGTGAGCGATGCGGTGAATTATCAAATGAAACATCTGTTGGGAGATAACTTCATCCGCTTCCAAATTCCGTTGGACAAGGAAACCGAAGCGATGGACGACGCCAGCGATGCGAACCTCGAACGCCTCCAATCCTTCGCCCATCGCCTCATCATCACCCACGAAAAAGAAATCGAAACTTTGTGCGAACGATTGGCTCCGCAAAACACCGAACCGGTTGAGGTGGTTTAA
- a CDS encoding dUTP diphosphatase: MDQPDQLRELFRMQKSLNERIGVQTNGMTDEQKTEWTLNYCRAMSQELAELTDSVPWKWWAKYQKLDEQNARVEVVDLFHFLISLAQVLGMSADDVYEAYLKKNEVNFQRQDSGYTEKDHDDSKHI, encoded by the coding sequence ATGGACCAGCCTGACCAACTCCGCGAACTGTTTCGCATGCAGAAATCTCTCAACGAACGCATCGGCGTACAAACCAATGGCATGACCGATGAGCAGAAAACCGAATGGACCCTCAACTATTGCCGCGCGATGAGCCAGGAACTCGCCGAGCTCACCGACAGCGTGCCGTGGAAATGGTGGGCCAAATACCAAAAGCTCGACGAACAAAACGCGCGCGTGGAAGTGGTCGATCTGTTTCACTTTCTCATCAGCCTCGCCCAAGTGCTCGGGATGAGCGCCGATGATGTTTACGAAGCGTACTTGAAAAAGAACGAGGTCAATTTCCAACGCCAAGACAGTGGCTACACGGAAAAAGATCACGACGATTCAAAGCACATTTAA
- a CDS encoding adenylyltransferase/cytidyltransferase family protein: MDFREKILTADTLPVWRGALRAEGRTLAATNGCFDILHAGHVNYLQSARNEADALIVGLNSDRSITELKGPDRPIHTEADRAAVIAALESVDAVYIFDDLRATNFLQITHPDVYIKGGDYTIDQLPAEELAIIRAQGGDILVIGHLPGKSSTEIAKRILEG, from the coding sequence TTGGATTTTCGGGAAAAAATACTGACCGCCGACACGCTACCCGTCTGGCGCGGTGCCCTCCGTGCCGAGGGCCGCACCCTTGCCGCCACCAACGGCTGCTTCGATATATTGCACGCCGGCCACGTCAACTACCTTCAATCCGCCCGCAACGAAGCCGATGCCCTCATCGTGGGCCTCAACAGCGATCGCTCCATCACCGAGCTCAAAGGCCCCGACCGCCCCATCCACACCGAGGCCGACCGCGCCGCCGTCATCGCCGCACTCGAATCCGTTGACGCCGTTTATATCTTCGACGACCTCCGCGCCACAAACTTCCTGCAAATCACCCACCCCGATGTCTATATCAAAGGTGGCGATTACACCATCGACCAACTCCCCGCCGAAGAACTCGCCATCATCCGAGCCCAAGGCGGTGACATCCTCGTCATCGGTCACCTCCCCGGCAAATCCAGCACCGAAATCGCCAAACGCATTTTGGAGGGTTAA
- a CDS encoding MotA/TolQ/ExbB proton channel family protein, translating to MFAVTLLQGGSMVWALLAASALGVVVFVERRLTYHRVQINTTALLGGLKNVLRQKNLVEAIDICDATPSPAARLVKTVLTQHNRPREEVKEALQQSGSMETARLEQRLGVLATLGQVAPLLGLLGSVLGFMKTGEAVITDHHAHFAQSLMPLALGLAVGVPCYVGYNHLVTVVSDIVLDMEKTSLDALRMVSEMEKPGRRKKKAEETPSTASTEGADLFDQP from the coding sequence ATGTTTGCCGTGACGTTGCTGCAGGGGGGATCGATGGTTTGGGCGTTGCTGGCCGCCAGTGCGCTGGGCGTGGTGGTATTTGTGGAGCGCCGCCTGACGTACCATCGCGTGCAGATCAACACCACCGCCCTCCTCGGCGGCCTGAAAAATGTGCTGCGCCAGAAAAATCTGGTGGAAGCCATCGACATTTGCGATGCCACCCCAAGCCCCGCCGCGCGTTTGGTGAAGACCGTGCTCACCCAGCACAACCGCCCGCGCGAGGAGGTTAAGGAGGCGCTGCAACAATCCGGCAGCATGGAAACCGCGCGGCTCGAGCAACGCCTTGGCGTGCTGGCCACGCTCGGACAGGTGGCGCCGTTGCTCGGTTTGCTCGGCTCGGTGCTTGGTTTTATGAAAACCGGCGAGGCGGTCATCACCGATCATCACGCGCACTTCGCCCAATCACTGATGCCGCTGGCGCTCGGGTTGGCGGTGGGCGTGCCGTGTTATGTGGGCTACAATCACCTTGTCACCGTGGTGAGCGATATTGTTTTGGATATGGAAAAAACTTCGCTCGATGCTCTGCGGATGGTCAGCGAAATGGAAAAGCCAGGTCGTCGCAAAAAGAAAGCCGAAGAGACTCCTTCTACTGCATCAACTGAGGGCGCCGATTTATTTGATCAGCCGTGA
- a CDS encoding biopolymer transporter ExbD — translation MKFRRQHQLRCELPGAVPIAAMMFLLLFYLIQNKALLLTPGVSVELPKVAGALPEGYSGALVVALDRKGNLFFRNVTVTLGDLPGELQRAAAGRTNLLLVVQADRRASQESITRVAAIARAAGIHKTWLATQPRLIVKPDETRKVNKVKSK, via the coding sequence GTGAAATTTCGTCGCCAACATCAACTCCGTTGTGAACTGCCCGGCGCGGTGCCGATTGCGGCGATGATGTTTTTGCTTCTGTTTTATCTCATCCAAAATAAGGCGCTGCTGCTCACGCCCGGCGTGTCGGTGGAGTTGCCCAAAGTGGCGGGCGCGCTGCCGGAAGGCTACTCTGGTGCGCTGGTGGTGGCGTTGGACCGAAAGGGCAATTTGTTTTTTCGCAACGTGACCGTGACATTGGGAGATTTGCCGGGCGAGTTGCAGCGGGCGGCGGCGGGTCGCACCAATTTATTACTCGTGGTACAGGCCGACCGCCGCGCCAGCCAGGAATCCATCACCCGCGTGGCCGCCATCGCCCGCGCGGCGGGCATTCACAAAACGTGGCTGGCCACGCAGCCGAGGTTAATTGTGAAACCCGATGAAACCCGCAAGGTCAACAAGGTAAAATCAAAATGA
- a CDS encoding IMP dehydrogenase gives MAAKSNSDDTDSQFYLNADTFFPRHANTGLTFDDVTLATQFSQILPRDTVLDTRLAENLELHLPIISADMDTVTEHAMAIAMALKGGLGLVHYNMPEKQQLKEVSRVKNHVHGLIQEPITVTPDLSVGDVLELIEEQRYTFSTFPVVDDAGNLTGLLSGSVVKPRYADRRVGEAAIPRASVHAITQKELEPDPINVADQFFTDHPGINKLLVVDNDDHLKGLFTLSDVERIALEKSAQFKPARDGEFRLLCGAAVSATRTKAGELDRDRITVHVGGLLERGVDAVAVSTAHGHTQGVGDSVKLIRDAFPALPIIAGNVTSAAGVEYLADCGANSIKVGQGPGSICTTRIVAGVGIPQLTALYVAAKGARAKGVTVIADGGVTKSGDIVKALTLSDAVICGGLLAGCQESPGDIVEISGKRYKQYRGMGSLAAMKAGSAARYGHSTKDTTRKIAAEGVEALKEVSGSVDQVLTQITGGIQSGLGYLGAANLTELQDKARYLRISAASQHESKPHDVIEVKAGN, from the coding sequence ATGGCAGCCAAGTCCAATTCTGATGACACGGATTCGCAGTTTTATTTAAACGCGGATACCTTCTTCCCGCGCCACGCCAATACGGGCCTTACGTTTGACGACGTCACGCTGGCCACGCAGTTTTCACAAATCCTCCCGCGCGATACGGTTCTGGACACGCGATTGGCGGAAAATCTGGAACTGCATTTGCCGATTATTTCGGCCGATATGGATACGGTGACCGAGCACGCGATGGCCATCGCGATGGCGCTCAAGGGCGGGCTGGGGCTTGTGCATTATAATATGCCCGAGAAACAGCAGCTCAAGGAAGTGAGTCGCGTGAAGAATCACGTACACGGATTGATTCAGGAACCGATCACCGTGACGCCCGATCTTTCGGTGGGCGATGTGCTGGAGCTGATCGAGGAGCAGCGTTACACGTTCAGCACCTTTCCGGTGGTGGACGACGCGGGCAACCTCACCGGCTTGCTTTCTGGCAGCGTGGTGAAGCCCCGCTACGCCGACCGCCGCGTGGGCGAGGCGGCCATCCCACGCGCCAGTGTGCACGCCATCACGCAAAAAGAACTCGAGCCCGATCCCATCAATGTGGCCGACCAGTTTTTTACCGATCATCCGGGCATCAATAAATTATTGGTGGTGGATAATGACGATCATTTGAAAGGGCTCTTCACCCTCAGTGATGTGGAACGCATCGCGCTGGAAAAAAGCGCCCAATTCAAACCGGCGCGCGATGGGGAATTTCGTTTGCTCTGCGGCGCAGCCGTTTCCGCCACGCGCACCAAAGCGGGCGAACTGGATCGCGACCGCATCACCGTTCACGTGGGCGGATTGCTCGAACGCGGTGTGGATGCGGTCGCCGTCTCCACCGCGCACGGCCACACGCAAGGGGTCGGCGATTCGGTGAAGCTCATTCGCGATGCGTTTCCGGCATTGCCCATTATCGCCGGTAACGTCACCAGCGCGGCGGGCGTGGAATACCTTGCCGACTGCGGCGCCAATTCTATCAAGGTCGGCCAAGGGCCCGGCTCCATTTGCACCACGCGCATCGTCGCCGGCGTGGGCATCCCGCAACTCACCGCGCTGTACGTGGCGGCCAAAGGCGCGAGGGCCAAGGGCGTCACCGTCATCGCCGATGGCGGCGTGACCAAGAGCGGTGACATTGTCAAAGCGCTCACGCTATCGGACGCGGTAATTTGTGGCGGGTTGCTCGCGGGCTGTCAGGAATCGCCCGGCGACATCGTGGAGATCAGCGGTAAACGCTACAAACAATATCGCGGGATGGGCAGCCTCGCCGCGATGAAAGCCGGCAGTGCCGCCCGCTACGGCCACAGCACCAAAGACACCACCCGCAAAATCGCCGCCGAAGGCGTGGAGGCGTTAAAGGAAGTTTCCGGTTCAGTCGACCAAGTGCTCACCCAAATCACCGGCGGAATCCAAAGCGGCCTCGGCTACCTCGGCGCGGCCAACCTTACCGAGCTGCAGGACAAAGCGCGCTACCTAAGAATCAGCGCCGCCAGCCAACACGAGTCCAAGCCACACGATGTGATCGAAGTGAAAGCGGGGAACTGA
- a CDS encoding ankyrin repeat domain-containing protein produces the protein MKIKKTMARLGLLTMIVITCSCHSPSIVEAIKDNDMRLLNRHLKGSVSPNAKVPESSGRYSGWTLLGVACNEGRIDIVKQLIQSGADVNQMLERFHFYPLGIAVHQKNRELIKLLISSGARLGNVDNPLLYAVLRGDHKSISIRAVNSANFRQESRSALSYAIMLRDDVAIRLLLDNLPAGHKVHFANRSPMMIAIHRNDIKEFNRLLEIGSPVEEGANPSGFYSYTPLLAAARLGRIDMAKALLEKGANPNVCHRDIGTPCNLAIEHGDIEMLELLLKNGADPNYNKQDQPLPLSTSVFRDNFEATQLLLKFKANKNLKGKFDATPISLASEHERHKILKVLNGN, from the coding sequence ATGAAAATTAAAAAAACAATGGCCAGATTGGGGCTGCTTACGATGATTGTGATAACCTGCTCCTGTCATTCTCCTAGTATTGTGGAAGCAATCAAGGATAATGACATGCGCTTACTCAACCGGCATTTAAAAGGTAGCGTTTCGCCCAATGCCAAGGTGCCAGAAAGTAGCGGGCGGTATTCTGGATGGACCTTGCTTGGGGTGGCCTGCAATGAGGGGCGAATTGATATCGTGAAGCAATTGATTCAATCCGGAGCTGACGTTAACCAAATGTTAGAACGGTTTCATTTTTATCCATTAGGAATAGCCGTTCACCAAAAGAATCGGGAATTGATCAAACTGCTCATATCTTCCGGCGCAAGACTTGGCAATGTGGACAACCCACTGTTGTACGCGGTGCTTAGGGGAGACCATAAAAGCATTTCTATTCGCGCGGTAAACTCGGCTAACTTTCGTCAAGAATCGCGGAGCGCGCTCAGTTATGCAATAATGTTAAGGGATGATGTCGCCATCCGTCTGCTTCTGGATAACCTCCCAGCCGGGCACAAGGTCCACTTTGCCAACCGATCCCCCATGATGATCGCCATTCACAGGAATGACATAAAAGAATTCAACCGATTGCTCGAAATTGGGTCGCCCGTTGAAGAAGGGGCTAATCCGTCGGGATTCTACAGTTACACTCCCTTATTAGCCGCCGCAAGACTTGGGCGAATTGATATGGCCAAGGCACTGCTTGAGAAAGGAGCCAATCCTAACGTGTGCCATCGCGATATCGGCACACCCTGCAATTTGGCCATCGAACATGGAGACATCGAGATGTTGGAATTGCTGCTCAAAAACGGAGCTGACCCGAACTATAACAAGCAAGATCAGCCCCTCCCGTTAAGCACTTCAGTTTTCAGGGACAATTTTGAGGCAACCCAATTATTGCTGAAATTCAAGGCAAACAAAAATTTGAAGGGTAAATTCGATGCCACCCCCATTTCACTAGCTTCCGAACACGAACGCCACAAAATCCTAAAGGTTCTGAATGGGAATTAG